The Acidobacteriota bacterium genome segment AGTTCGGCCGGGCTTTTGGCCGCGCTTTGGGCCAGCCCGACCTGGTCGAGGCGCGTCAGAACCATGTCCCGGGTGATGTCTTCGGGGAAGCGCCGCCCGCTCATCCGGAGCGGCAGGGCGACGTTTTCATAGAGGGACATGGAATTCAGGAGGGCGCCGTCCTGGAAGAGAACGCCGATTCTTTCGTAGAGGGCGCGGGAGCTGGCTTCAGAGGCCGTGTCGACGCGGTTGCCGCGGTAAAAGATGTCCCCGGCGAGAGGCGGGATCAGCCCGACAAGGGTTTTGAGAAGCGTGGACTTGCCGCTGCCGCTTGTTCCGAGGATAACGGTGATTTCGCCCTCGGCGGCGGCGAAGTCGATGCCCCGGACGACGGGGACGCCGTTGAACCCGATGTCGAGGTTTTGTGCGGTGATGATCTCCATGGCGGTCACATGTAAAAAATGACGGCGAAGAGGCAGTCGATGAGAATGATGAGCGTGATGGACAAGACGACGGATTCCGTCGTGGCCCGGCCGACCTCGCCCGCGCTCCGGCCGACGAAGAATCCCTTGAAGCCGCTGGCCAGGACGATCGTCCAGCCGAAGACGATCGTTTTCACGAGGGCGATCACGACGTCCCGCAGGAAGACGGCCATCATCATCTGGCGGTAGAACGTCTCGGGCGGGATGCCGAGCTGGAAATGGCCGACGAGCATGCCTCCGAGGATGCCGAAGATGTTGGCCAGGGCCACGAGAAACGGCACGGCCAGGGTGATAGCCAGAATCCGCGGAACCATGAGAAATCTCTCCGGGGAGATGCCCATCGTTTTCAGGGCGTCGACTTCTTCGAGGACGTTCATGGTCGCGATTTCGGCCGTGATGGCCGCGCCCACCTTACCGGCCAGGATGATGCCGGCCATCATCGGGACGAGTTCCCGGATCATGGCGATGCCGACAAGATCGGCCAGGAAGATGTCGGCGCCGAACATCTTGAGCTGAACGGCCGCCGTCAGGGAGATGGTGACCCCGACGAGGAAGATCATCGAACAGACGATGGGGTAGGAGCGGTAGGCCATGAAATAGAGCTGGTTCCAGGTTTCGCCGGGGTAGACGCCGCGGCGGGATGTGAGATAGCCGATGGTGTGATGGAGGACGTCGGCCATGAGCGACAGGAATTTGCGGGCGCTTTCGAAGGCGCGGAGGGTGGAGAGGCCGGTCTTTTCCAGAAGGCCGAGATGGGTGGGCTTGGCTGCGGATGAGTCGAAGTCGGCGGATGCGTGGGACGCGTAGGCGGCGAAGGCCGAATCAAGTTCGGAGCTGACGTTTTCGAAGGCGATTTCCGGATGCTTTGCCCGGAAAAGGCGCATGAAAGCGAGGGCCGAGGTGTCGAATTCCTCGACCCGGCTGAAATCGATGGAGGTGGGTTGGGAGGCGGGGTGGGGGCCGGGGCCGGAGGTGGGGCTGGAGGGGCGCCTGGAGCGCTTGCCGCCGAGGATTTCGCTGAGTTCAGTGTAGAGCGCCGAAATATCGCGGACGACAAGGCGGGGAGGGAGGGTGATGCGGTCGCCGCTCACTGTTGCGATCTTTTTGCTGTCCGACATTGTCATGCGCAATCCCGAAGCTGATTCCTGGATATATACACTTATTATAGTAAAAAAATCGAGGTTGAACAAAATCGCACGATATTTTGAAGTTTAAAAAGCTATGATAATGTGACTCGCTCTTGACATGACACAGCAAGACCGATAGTGTCTTTGGTG includes the following:
- a CDS encoding ATP-binding cassette domain-containing protein translates to MEIITAQNLDIGFNGVPVVRGIDFAAAEGEITVILGTSGSGKSTLLKTLVGLIPPLAGDIFYRGNRVDTASEASSRALYERIGVLFQDGALLNSMSLYENVALPLRMSGRRFPEDITRDMVLTRLDQVGLAQSAAKSPAELSGGMRKRGALARALILDPDVVFCDEPSAGLDPVTSTDLDALLIDLKTKLGKTLVVVTHELRSIDRIADRAVVLNEGRLHFQGSLADIQESPDPFIRTFFLRKDDRHD
- a CDS encoding ABC transporter permease; this translates as MTMSDSKKIATVSGDRITLPPRLVVRDISALYTELSEILGGKRSRRPSSPTSGPGPHPASQPTSIDFSRVEEFDTSALAFMRLFRAKHPEIAFENVSSELDSAFAAYASHASADFDSSAAKPTHLGLLEKTGLSTLRAFESARKFLSLMADVLHHTIGYLTSRRGVYPGETWNQLYFMAYRSYPIVCSMIFLVGVTISLTAAVQLKMFGADIFLADLVGIAMIRELVPMMAGIILAGKVGAAITAEIATMNVLEEVDALKTMGISPERFLMVPRILAITLAVPFLVALANIFGILGGMLVGHFQLGIPPETFYRQMMMAVFLRDVVIALVKTIVFGWTIVLASGFKGFFVGRSAGEVGRATTESVVLSITLIILIDCLFAVIFYM